In one Capricornis sumatraensis isolate serow.1 chromosome 1, serow.2, whole genome shotgun sequence genomic region, the following are encoded:
- the LOC138076218 gene encoding cell surface glycoprotein CD200 receptor 1-like — protein MVKTSLSVLVDTKAVLTCPPVLWLSVLVTWEIVLRDKPPCFRAYRRDTNQTTGGNCTDKRITWASGPDENPVLQIDPVATTHDGNYTCQIATSNGNFQHEYHLQVLVPPEVTLVQTEKGTAVCKAAVGKPAAQISWTPEGDCVTEQEPYWGNGTVTVQSTCCWGGRHVLNMSCSVSHLTGNKSLSIELDKGVRTLGFPGSDLLIILCVKSSLLLVILVFVGFIHFQRTKDCSACHVATLTATEAQECSVAALE, from the exons ATGG TTAAAACTTCACTATCAGTACTGGTGGATACAAAAGCTGTGCTCACTTGCCCTCCTGTGCTGTGGCTAAGTGTGCTGGTAACATGGGAAATAGTCCTCAGAGACAAGCCGCCCTGCTTCAGAGCCTACAGACGTGATACAAATCAGACCACAGGAGGAAACTGTACTGACAAGAGAATAACCTGGGCCTCTGGACCTGACGAGAATCCTGTCCTTCAGATCGATCCAGTGGCCACCACTCATGATGGGAATTACACGTGTCAAATAGCAACAAGTAATGGGAATTTCCAGCATGAGTATCACCTCCAAGTGTTAG TGCCCCCTGAAGTGACCCTTGTTCAAACTGAGAAGGGAACTGCAGTGTGCAAGGCTGCTGTAGGGAAGCCGGCTGCACAGATCTCCTGGACCCCAGAGGGGGATTGCGTCACTGAGCAAGAGCCTTACTGGGGCAATGGCACAGTGACCGTCCAGAGTACTTGCTGCTGGGGTGGCCGCCATGTGCTGAACATGTCCTGCTCTGTCTCCCACTTGACTGGCAACAAGAGTCTGTCCATAGAGCTGGATAAAG GTGTCAGAACCCTGGGATTTCCAGGATCAGACTTACTGATCATTCTCTGTGTGAAATCCTCTCTTTTGTTGGTTATCCTGGTCTTCGTGGGATTCATCCACTTCCAGAGAACAAAAGATTGCAG